The DNA window GGCGACCAGCAGGGCGATGGCCCAGCGATGGACGAACCGCGCGGTCGGCGTGCCGAAGTAGGGGACGCGGGACCACCGGCCGGCCACCGGCGCCGCGGACTGCGCCGTGGCGTCGTTCTCCTGACCGGCGCGAGCCGGGCTCTGTGATGTCGTCATTCGAACCTGAACCACCTCACCGCCAGCGCGGCGGCAACCGCCGACCACACCAGCAACACACCTATACCGAAGACGTCGACCGTCCCGTGTGACGCCCGTTCGAGGGCCTCGGTCAGTGCACCGGACGGGACACAGCGGGCCACCCACCAGACGGCGTCGGGCACTCGGGAATCCAGCACCACGAGACTGCCGATCCCGACGAGCGCGAACCAGGCCAGATTGGCCAGCGCGAGAACCACCTCGGCTTTCAGCGTGCCGCCGAGCAGCAGCCCCAGTGCGGCAAAGCAGGCGGTGCCGATGGCGATCACCACTGCACCGAGCGCGAGGCCGAGGATTGCGGGCCGCCAGCCGAAGGCGACGCCGATCGCGCCGAGGATCACCGACTGCGCGATCACCACCACCAGCACCGCGATCGACTTGCCGACGATGATGCCCCACCGCGGAATCGGGGTTGCGCCAAGACGTTTCAGCG is part of the Gordonia bronchialis DSM 43247 genome and encodes:
- a CDS encoding ABC transporter permease, whose product is MTRTSRGPSADARPGELFPPGTFAPRPQTAGIAAMLAAQSRLELRLLLRNGEQLLLTMFIPITLLIGLCLLPVDTGLGTGPAARADVFVPAILTVAVMSTAFTGQAIAVGFDRRYGALKRLGATPIPRWGIIVGKSIAVLVVVIAQSVILGAIGVAFGWRPAILGLALGAVVIAIGTACFAALGLLLGGTLKAEVVLALANLAWFALVGIGSLVVLDSRVPDAVWWVARCVPSGALTEALERASHGTVDVFGIGVLLVWSAVAAALAVRWFRFE